A single region of the Sulfurimonas sp. genome encodes:
- a CDS encoding CHASE2 domain-containing protein, with product MFLPSYLHSIDNRIRDFYFNYRGPSEASSDIVIIDIDEKSIKELGQWPWGRDKFSKILENLTLNGAGIIGLDIVFAEADRTSPKQFAKKWKLDYSKMPDFDLELSKSIANTPTILGYIFDFDKNNNNQKDAPQIPAIFIEKDKTDKEFLPQANGVLTNLEIIQGASYSSGYMNNIPDESGIIRSVPLLIKYDEIVYPSLAFEMYRIATNNKKVKVLYSEAGISGIDLGEQKINTDRFGRLYLNFRGPFKSYKYISAVDVYKNKISKQDVAGKFVLVGTSAYGLLDLRSTPMDSVIAGVEIHANIIDNLLKNDMLVKPSWNELADISIIILISFIVIFIYSRLSLLQLILVFLISLNMVLYFNYYLLFSKYLILNITFPILSLFLSLLGVLGIDYLFESRQKELVKRMLGKKVSPGVMEYLLEHSAEELVSSKELEASIFFSDIRGFTTISETIGSPDKLIHMLNNYMTPMVDNIVSHHGTIDKFIGDAIMAYWNAPVPIKDHADEAVKSAIEQINMLEEINKKIKPVYDVEIGIGIGIHTGVVTAGDMGSEGRSDYTIIGDNVNLASRMEGLTKQYDAQILISKHTYESLKGKYKIRPIDLVEVKGKHKAVEIYEVLASNKLVSDEELELWAEATKLFRDSKVQQAYEIFEKLQSINPCKLYDHYVGRSLHFLENPDIEFTPVLKMTTK from the coding sequence ATAGTAATAATTGATATAGATGAGAAAAGTATCAAAGAACTTGGTCAGTGGCCATGGGGAAGAGATAAATTTTCAAAAATACTAGAAAATTTGACACTAAATGGTGCTGGTATAATAGGTTTAGATATAGTTTTTGCAGAAGCAGATAGAACATCACCAAAACAGTTTGCCAAAAAATGGAAACTAGACTATTCTAAAATGCCTGATTTTGACTTAGAACTCTCAAAAAGTATAGCCAATACACCAACAATATTGGGATATATTTTTGACTTTGATAAAAACAATAATAATCAAAAAGATGCACCGCAGATACCGGCTATATTTATAGAAAAAGATAAAACAGATAAAGAATTTTTACCTCAAGCAAATGGTGTGTTGACAAATCTAGAGATTATTCAAGGTGCTAGTTATTCTAGTGGATATATGAATAATATACCAGATGAATCCGGAATTATTCGTAGTGTACCATTACTGATCAAGTATGACGAAATTGTTTATCCATCCCTGGCATTTGAGATGTATAGGATCGCTACAAATAATAAAAAAGTTAAGGTTCTATATTCAGAAGCCGGTATCTCCGGTATAGATTTGGGTGAGCAAAAAATAAATACAGATAGATTTGGAAGACTGTATTTAAACTTTAGAGGACCATTTAAAAGTTACAAATATATTTCCGCTGTTGATGTATATAAAAACAAGATTTCCAAACAGGATGTAGCAGGAAAATTTGTTTTGGTTGGAACATCTGCATACGGTCTTTTAGATTTGCGTTCAACCCCTATGGATAGTGTTATAGCTGGTGTTGAAATACATGCTAATATAATTGACAACCTTTTAAAAAACGATATGCTGGTAAAACCGTCATGGAATGAACTTGCTGATATATCCATAATTATATTGATTTCATTTATTGTCATCTTTATTTATTCCAGATTATCTTTATTACAATTAATCTTAGTCTTTTTGATAAGTTTGAATATGGTACTTTATTTTAATTACTACTTGTTGTTTTCAAAGTATTTAATACTTAATATAACATTTCCAATATTATCACTGTTTTTATCACTACTCGGTGTTTTAGGCATAGATTATTTATTTGAATCACGCCAAAAAGAGCTGGTTAAACGTATGCTGGGTAAAAAAGTATCTCCTGGAGTTATGGAGTATCTTCTTGAACACTCTGCAGAGGAGCTGGTGTCATCCAAAGAGCTTGAAGCAAGTATATTTTTTAGCGATATTAGAGGTTTTACAACTATCTCTGAGACGATCGGTTCACCTGATAAGCTGATACATATGTTGAACAACTATATGACTCCAATGGTAGACAATATAGTCTCACATCACGGAACGATCGACAAGTTTATCGGTGATGCGATCATGGCATATTGGAATGCCCCTGTACCTATAAAAGATCATGCAGATGAAGCTGTCAAGTCGGCAATAGAACAGATAAATATGTTAGAGGAGATCAACAAAAAGATCAAACCTGTTTATGATGTTGAGATCGGTATTGGGATTGGTATACATACAGGGGTTGTAACTGCAGGAGACATGGGTAGTGAGGGTAGGAGTGATTACACGATAATAGGTGATAATGTAAATCTGGCTTCAAGAATGGAGGGGCTTACAAAACAATACGACGCGCAAATTTTGATATCTAAACATACGTATGAAAGCCTAAAAGGTAAGTATAAAATAAGACCTATAGATCTGGTAGAGGTTAAGGGTAAACATAAAGCTGTTGAGATCTATGAAGTATTGGCTTCAAATAAATTAGTATCTGATGAAGAGTTAGAACTGTGGGCTGAAGCTACCAAGCTGTTTAGAGATTCTAAAGTACAACAAGCTTATGAGATCTTTGAAAAACTTCAATCAATAAACCCGTGTAAACTGTATGATCATTATGTAGGAAGAAGTCTGCACTTTTTGGAAAATCCGGATATAGAATTTACTCCGGTTTTAAAAATGACGACAAAATAA